From the genome of Taeniopygia guttata chromosome 31, bTaeGut7.mat, whole genome shotgun sequence, one region includes:
- the HAUS7 gene encoding HAUS augmin-like complex subunit 7 isoform X1 produces the protein MARVGSAGKLRDWLSPRRARRRDGEGSGTNQREGRESGSQSAQSAGRMAAAEAAAAATLERLEALSCPPVLGGPPRAPPAALELLCRPSPPRRALLRWACTRVHPPLSAELESLPEEDEMRALARLGAQLMLCRADDLALVEGTAPPEQQLQFLQDLLDAVPPLETPPKTRPPQTTQFLLKLLETPEGGAALRPPPPPPVPVELSETPPRPRRPLPELEAELGGVRRGLEELQAQLSNLGGSPAPSPPNLGVLVGTLTSLAADFGASELRGPLAPPRTPQIWGEGGRVPPVGRGLRNLSQVLGTLTQLGASAGEVTRLGGVTEAIEPQIPPLSQRFQPPRCGRTWRPQV, from the exons ATGGCGCGCGTCGGTTCGGCCGGAAAGCTCCGCGATTGGCTGAGTCCCCGCAGAGCGCGGAGGAGGGACGGGGAGGGAAGCGGAACCAATCAGCGAGAGGGGCGGGAAAGTGGCAGCCAATCAGCGCAGAGCGCGGGAAGAATGGCGGCggccgaggcggcggcggcggcgaccCTGGAGCGGctggag gctCTCTCGTGCCCCCCGGTTTTGGGGggccccccccgcgccccccccgcggcgctggagctgctctgccgcccctcccccccccggcGGGCCCTGCTGCGCTGGGCCTGCACCCG GGTTCACCCCCCCCTCAGCGCCGAGCTGGAGTCGCTCCCTGAGGAGGATGAAATGAGGG cgCTGGCCAGGCTGGGGGCGCAGCTGATGCTCTGCAGGGCCGACGACCTCGCCCTGGTGGag GGCACAGCCCCCCCcgagcagcagctccagttcCTTCAGGACCTTTTGGACGCCGTCCCCCCCCttgagaccccccccaaaaccag gcccccccaaaccacccagttcctgctgaagctgctggagACCCCCGAGGGGGGGGCGGCCCTGAgacccccgcccccccccccagttCCTGTGGAGCTCTCCGAGACCCCCCCCAGacccag GAGACCCCTCCCCGAATTGGAGGCGGAATTGGGGGGGGTCCGGCggggcctggaggagctgcaggcccag CTGTCAAATTTAGGGGGGTCCCCggccccctcccccccaaatttgggggtcctggtggggaCTCTGACCTCGTTGGCTGCAGATTTTGGGGCCTCTGAGCTCCGGGgccccctggcaccccccaggaccccccaaatttggggggaagGGGGCCGGGTCCCCcctgtggggagggggctgcggAATCTCAGCCAG gTTTTGGGGACCCTGACCCAGCTCGGGGCCAGCGCAGGGGAGGTGACGCGGCTGGGGGGGGTCACCGAGGCCATCG aaccccaaatcccccccctCTCCCAGCGCTTCCAGCCCCCCCG GTGTGGCAGGACCTGGCGGCCTCAGGTGTGA
- the HAUS7 gene encoding HAUS augmin-like complex subunit 7 isoform X2, with the protein MARVGSAGKLRDWLSPRRARRRDGEGSGTNQREGRESGSQSAQSAGRMAAAEAAAAATLERLEALSCPPVLGGPPRAPPAALELLCRPSPPRRALLRWACTRVHPPLSAELESLPEEDEMRALARLGAQLMLCRADDLALVEGTAPPEQQLQFLQDLLDAVPPLETPPKTRRPLPELEAELGGVRRGLEELQAQLSNLGGSPAPSPPNLGVLVGTLTSLAADFGASELRGPLAPPRTPQIWGEGGRVPPVGRGLRNLSQVLGTLTQLGASAGEVTRLGGVTEAIEPQIPPLSQRFQPPRCGRTWRPQV; encoded by the exons ATGGCGCGCGTCGGTTCGGCCGGAAAGCTCCGCGATTGGCTGAGTCCCCGCAGAGCGCGGAGGAGGGACGGGGAGGGAAGCGGAACCAATCAGCGAGAGGGGCGGGAAAGTGGCAGCCAATCAGCGCAGAGCGCGGGAAGAATGGCGGCggccgaggcggcggcggcggcgaccCTGGAGCGGctggag gctCTCTCGTGCCCCCCGGTTTTGGGGggccccccccgcgccccccccgcggcgctggagctgctctgccgcccctcccccccccggcGGGCCCTGCTGCGCTGGGCCTGCACCCG GGTTCACCCCCCCCTCAGCGCCGAGCTGGAGTCGCTCCCTGAGGAGGATGAAATGAGGG cgCTGGCCAGGCTGGGGGCGCAGCTGATGCTCTGCAGGGCCGACGACCTCGCCCTGGTGGag GGCACAGCCCCCCCcgagcagcagctccagttcCTTCAGGACCTTTTGGACGCCGTCCCCCCCCttgagaccccccccaaaaccag GAGACCCCTCCCCGAATTGGAGGCGGAATTGGGGGGGGTCCGGCggggcctggaggagctgcaggcccag CTGTCAAATTTAGGGGGGTCCCCggccccctcccccccaaatttgggggtcctggtggggaCTCTGACCTCGTTGGCTGCAGATTTTGGGGCCTCTGAGCTCCGGGgccccctggcaccccccaggaccccccaaatttggggggaagGGGGCCGGGTCCCCcctgtggggagggggctgcggAATCTCAGCCAG gTTTTGGGGACCCTGACCCAGCTCGGGGCCAGCGCAGGGGAGGTGACGCGGCTGGGGGGGGTCACCGAGGCCATCG aaccccaaatcccccccctCTCCCAGCGCTTCCAGCCCCCCCG GTGTGGCAGGACCTGGCGGCCTCAGGTGTGA
- the CCNQ gene encoding cyclin-Q — MTSPPRALTSRVPPEPGGAEARARFRTARFIMEAGVKLGLGSAALATACSSFHALAAAAPALAQERFLVAAAALFVAAKAQGTPRRARDVLNVTLRCLHPGSPPPALDGNFWGLRDSLVQCELLLLRALRFRLPLAHPHKYLLQYLLALGRWAGGPWGRVPGVSWALLRDGAAGGLSLRHPPPHLAAAALHLGLELCGRGAPPGTPPRWWQVLSPGLTPAALEGIERELLGLYSLDTQVGGGAATPAPPPPPPLPEPPPHPPRRPPARQTEPPPHKRTDRRSPPCPPHGHRDPPRS, encoded by the exons ATGACGTCACCGCCGCGGGCGCTGACGTCACGCGTCCCACCCGAGCCCGGCGGGGCCGAGGCCCGGGCGCGGTTCCGAACCGCGCGGTTCATCATGGAGGCGG gtgtgaagctggggctgggctcggCCGCCCTGGCCACCGCCTGCTCCTCGTTCCACGCgctggcggcggcggctccggctcTGGCCCAGGAGCGGTTCCTGGTGGCCGCGGCCGCGCTCTTCGTGGCCGCCAAGGCCCAGGGAACCCCCCGGAGAGCGCGGGACGTGCTCAACGTCACCCTCAG gtgtCTCCACCCCGGCTCGCCCCCCCCGGCGCTGGacgggaatttttgggggctGCGGGACAGTCTGgtgcagtgtgagctgctgctgctgcgggcgCTGCGCTTCCGCCTGCCCCTGGCGCACCCCCACAag TACCTGCTGCAGTACCTGCTGGCGCTGGGCCGCTGGgccgggggtccctgggggagggtcccgggggtctcgtGGGCGCTGCTGCGGGACGGGGCCgcgggggggctcagcctgcgccacccccccccccacctggcggcggccgcgctgcacctggggctggagctgtgcgggcggggggcgccccccgggacccccccccgctGGTGGCAG GTGCTGAGCCCGGGGTTAACCCCTGCGGCGCTGGAAGGAATCGAGCGGGAGCTTTTGGGGCTCTACAGCCTCGACACGCaagtggggggaggggccgcgacccccgcccctcccccaccccccccgcTGCCCGagccccccccccaccccccccgccGACCCCCGGCCCGACAGACGGAGCCCCCCCCCCACAAAAGGACGGACAGACggagccccccctgccccccccacggacacagggacccccccaggtCCTGA